Proteins encoded by one window of Xanthomonas sp. DAR 80977:
- a CDS encoding FAD-dependent oxidoreductase, protein MHRRHFLRSGALAAATLGAAPLLAHARRDAAVLPPAPILPVLPAPQPAAAFATPAPLAPIRASADRIVALHACTRPFRAQGPRIEAERLGRKTVIHNYGHGGSGWSLSWGSAAIATQLARATGQPRLAVIGCGAIGLTTALVAQRAGLRVRIYARERPPEVRSSFATGVWSPDSRVCTSAYATPEFARRWEQMARTSFGMYQNLLGLPGDPVEWRDGYALSDVPFDQPAGHGGNGEPDYPALEAQYLADLGPRSQPLAPGQHPFPVAHVRRYTQLVFNISAYARLLLDDFLAAGGEIETRAFDSPRQFADLQEKTLVNATGYGARALLGDDSVVPVRGQTARLVPQPDVNYGLVYRGHNLNVVPRRDGILVQAQADGDFGNADATPDRAASEAAVARLAALFA, encoded by the coding sequence ATGCACCGACGACACTTCCTGCGCAGCGGCGCGCTGGCCGCGGCCACGCTCGGCGCCGCTCCCCTGCTCGCGCACGCGCGGCGCGATGCGGCAGTGCTGCCGCCAGCGCCGATCCTGCCGGTACTGCCGGCACCGCAGCCGGCCGCCGCATTCGCCACGCCGGCGCCGCTGGCGCCGATCCGCGCCAGCGCCGACCGCATCGTCGCGCTGCATGCGTGCACGCGCCCGTTCCGCGCGCAGGGGCCGCGCATCGAGGCCGAGCGCCTCGGCCGCAAGACCGTGATCCACAACTACGGCCATGGCGGCAGCGGCTGGTCGCTGTCGTGGGGCTCGGCGGCGATCGCCACGCAGTTGGCGCGCGCCACCGGCCAGCCCCGGCTGGCGGTGATCGGCTGCGGCGCGATCGGCCTGACCACCGCCCTGGTCGCGCAGCGCGCCGGGCTGCGCGTGCGCATCTACGCCAGGGAGCGGCCGCCGGAAGTGCGCTCCTCCTTCGCCACCGGCGTGTGGTCGCCGGACTCGCGGGTGTGCACCAGCGCCTACGCCACCCCGGAGTTCGCGCGGCGCTGGGAACAGATGGCGCGTACCTCGTTCGGCATGTACCAGAACCTGCTCGGCCTGCCCGGCGATCCGGTCGAGTGGCGCGACGGCTACGCGCTGTCGGACGTGCCGTTCGACCAGCCCGCCGGCCATGGCGGCAATGGCGAGCCCGACTACCCGGCGCTGGAAGCGCAGTACCTGGCCGACCTGGGGCCGCGCTCGCAACCGCTGGCGCCGGGCCAGCATCCGTTCCCGGTGGCGCACGTGCGCCGCTACACGCAGCTGGTGTTCAACATCAGCGCCTATGCGCGGCTGCTGCTGGACGATTTCCTGGCCGCCGGCGGCGAGATCGAGACGCGCGCGTTCGACAGTCCGCGCCAGTTCGCCGACCTGCAAGAGAAGACCCTGGTCAACGCCACCGGCTACGGCGCGCGCGCCCTGCTCGGCGACGACAGCGTGGTGCCGGTGCGCGGGCAGACCGCGCGGCTGGTGCCGCAGCCGGACGTGAACTACGGGCTGGTCTACCGCGGCCACAACCTCAACGTGGTGCCGCGCCGCGACGGCATCCTGGTGCAGGCGCAGGCCGACGGCG